One genomic segment of Tubulanus polymorphus chromosome 4, tnTubPoly1.2, whole genome shotgun sequence includes these proteins:
- the LOC141904233 gene encoding 2-oxoglutarate dehydrogenase complex component E1-like: protein MQRLRTLSFGALAPTLRALSRNDISRHPLQQQLVKCYSSQVVAEPFLNGSSSSYMEEMYNSWLEDPKSVHKSWDAFFRNTTAGAQPGQAYQRPPSLTSDSMSLSPVAAMSQVASADTKTITDHLSVQAIIRSYQVRGHNIAQLDPLGILSADLDSSMPPELTLQNYRLGENDLDRVFRLPKTTYIGGSQEELTLREIKQRLEDIYCKTVGVEYMFINNLDQCDWIRRRFEPPGIMQMSGDEKRLLMKRLIRSTRFEEFLAKKWSSEKRFGLEGCEVLIPAMKMVIDQSSSDGVDSFIIGMPHRGRLNVIANVCRKPLEQIFCQFDSQLNAEDEGSGDVKYHLGLSHERLNRASNKNIRVSVVANPSHLEAVNPVVQGKTRAEQFYRGDTDGKKVMSILLHGDAAFAGQGVVYETFHLSDLPAYTTKGTIHIVVNNQIGFTTDPRSSRSSPYCTDVARVVNAPIFHVNADDPEAVMYVCKVASEWRAEWGKDVVIDLVCYRRNGHNEIDEPMFTQPLMYNKIARQPNVMNKYVEKLTSEDVIQRTDFEAERDTYDRICEESYVAAKKQTAVRNSDWLDSPWSGFFETKDAMKLPETGVDKDTLSHVADVFSSCPDDFALHPGLKRILRGRKDLSKKCMADWAMGEALAWGTLLKDGVHVRLSGQDVERGTFSHRHNVLHHQKIDKETYVPLNHLYPEQATYTVCNSSLSEYAVLGFDVGYSLTNPNSLVIWEAQFGDFHNTAQCIIDQFISSGQSKWVRQSGIVLLLPHGMEGMGPEHSSARLERFLQMSSDDPDHFPVIGPNFEMQQLHEINWFVVNCTTPANYFHAMRRQIALPIRKPLIVMSPKSLLRHPEARSSFDDMQDGTHFKRVIADDSAVNETPKKVEKNIFCSGKIYFELIKEREKKGLVEKIAIHRVEQLSPFPYDLVREEVVKYPNAKVCWVQEEHKNQGAWSYIHPRMEAVLNKYHNGERCFYAGRHASAATATGIKQMHTIESNQLLRDAMTIIK, encoded by the exons ATGCAAAGATTACGGACGTTAAGTTTCGGGGCGTTGGCTCCTACGCTTCGCGCTCTCTCGAGGAATGACATCTCAAGACACCCTCTTCAACAACAGTTAGTCAAGTGTTACAGTTCGCAAGTAGTTGCCGAACCATTTCTCAATGGCAGCTCTTCGAGTTATATGGAGGAGATGTACAACTCTTGGCTCGAAGATCCCAAAAGTGTACATAAG tCTTGGGATGCATTTTTTCGCAATACAACAGCTGGCGCCCAACCCGGGCAGGCGTACCAACGGCCACCGTCACTCACTTCAGATTCGATGTCGTTGAGTCCAGTTGCAGCGATGAGTCAAGTGGCATCTGCAGATACGAAGACAATCACAGATCATCTTTCTGTACAAGCTATCATCCGATCATATCAG GTTCGGGGTCATAACATCGCTCAGTTAGACCCTCTCGGTATTCTAAGTGCAGATCTCGATTCTTCCATGCCTCCAGAATTAACTTTACAAAACTACCGTCTAG GTGAGAATGACCTTGACCGAGTATTCCGTCTGCCTAAAACGACGTACATCGGCGGAAGCCAGGAGGAGCTTACCCTGCGCGAAATCAAACAACGCCTCGAG GATATATACTGTAAAACTGTCGGGGttgaatatatgtttatcaataaTCTGGACCAGTGCGACTGGATCAGACGAAGGTTTGAACCGCCGGGTATCATGCAAATGTCAGGCGATGAAAAACGTCTGCTGATGAAACGACTCATTCGATCTACGAG ATTTGAAGAATTCCTGGCAAAGAAATGGTCATCGGAGAAACGTTTCGGTTTGGAGGGATGTGAAGTGTTAATTCCCGCCATGAAGATGGTGATAGATCAATCGAGTAGTGATGGAGTTGATAGTTTTATAATAGGCATGCCTCACAG AGGTCGTTTGAATGTCATAGCGAACGTCTGCCGTAAGCCGTTAGAGCAGATATTCTGTCAATTCGACTCGCAGTTGAACGCCGAAGACGAAGGCTCCGGCGATGTGAAATACCATCTCGGTTTGTCGCACGAACGTCTGAATCGCGCTTCGAATAAAAACATTCGCGTTTCGGTCGTCGCGAATCCGTCGCATTTAGAAGCGGTAAATCCGGTCGTGCAGGGAAAAACACGCGCGGAACAATTCTACCGAGGTGATACCGACGGCAAAAAG GTTATGAGTATATTGTTACACGGAGATGCTGCTTTCGCTGGACAAGGCGTTGTCTACGAGACGTTCCATTTGTCGGATTTACCGGCCTACACGACGAAGGGAACTATTCATATCGTCGTCAACAACCAG ATTGGATTTACAACAGATCCGAGATCGTCGCGATCGTCGCCGTATTGTACGGATGTAGCGCGCGTTGTAAACGCTCCGATATTCCACGTGAACGCAGACGACCCTGAGGCCGTCATGTATGTGTGTAAAGTAGCTTCAGAATGGCGAGCCGAATGGGGAAAAGATGTCGTTATTGATTTG GTTTGTTATCGTAGAAACGGCCACAATGAAATTGATGAACCGATGTTTACTCAACCGTTGATGTACAATAAAATCGCGCGTCAACCGAACGTCATGAATAAATACGTGGAGAAACTGACATCGGAAGACGTCATACAACGTACAGATTTTGAG GCTGAAAGAGACACGTACGATCGAATCTGCGAAGAATCGTACGTCGCCGCTAAAAAACAAACTGCCGTACGAAACAGCGACTGGCTCGATTCGCCATGGTCCGGATTCTTTGAGACTAAAGACGCGATGAAACTGCCGGAGACCGGTGTCGATAAAGATACTCTTTCTCACGTCGCTGATGTATTTTCGTCGTGTCCCGATGACTTCGCTCTGCATCCAG GTCTGAAGAGGATTTTGAGAGGTCGAAAAGATTTGTCGAAGAAATGCATGGCTGATTGGGCGATGGGAGAGGCCTTAGCGTGGGGTACCCTTCTGAAAGACGGGGTACACGTCAGACTCAGCGGTCAGGATGTCGAACGTGGAACATTCAG TCATCGTCACAACGTTCTTCACCATCAGaagattgataaagaaacgtACGTTCCATTGAATCATCTTTATCCAGAACAAGCGACGTACACTGTATGTAACAGTTCATTGTCTGAATACGCTGTTCTCG GATTCGATGTTGGTTATTCTCTGACTAACCCGAACTCGCTGGTGATTTGGGAAGCTCAGTTCGGTGATTTCCACAACACTGCGCAGTGTATAATCGATCAGTTCATATCATCTGGTCAGAGCAAGTGGGTTCGTCAGAGTGGTATCGTGCTACTCCTGCCTCACGGAATGGAAGGAATG GGACCGGAGCACTCCAGTGCTAGATTGGAGCGTTTCCTGCAAATGTCCAGCGATGATCCAGATCATTTCCCT GTTATCGGGCCAAACTTTGAGATGCAGCAGCTTCACGAGATCAATTGGTTTGTAGTGAACTGCACAACGCCTGCAAATTATTTCCACGCGATGAGACGACAGATTGCTTTACCTATACGTAAACCG TTGATCGTCATGTCGCCGAAGAGTTTACTACGTCACCCGGAAGCTCGTTCATCGTTCGATGACATGCAAGACGGTACCCACTTCAAACGAGTTATAGCCGACGATAGCGCCGTCAATGAAACCCCGAAAAAGGTCGAAAAGAACATATTCTGTTCGGGCAAGATTTACTTCGAATTGATCAAAGAACGAGAAAAGAAAGGATTAGTCGAGAAAATAGCGATTCACAGAGTTGAACAG TTAAGTCCGTTCCCGTATGATTTAGTAAGGGAAGAGGTCGTGAAATATCCGAATGCTAAAGTATGCTGGGTCCAGGAAGAGCATAAAAACCAAGGAGCCTGGTCGTATATACACCCTCGTATGGAAGCTGTACTCAACAAGTATCACAATGGAGAACGTTGCTT TTATGCCGGACGACATGCTTCAGCTGCGACCGCGACAGGCATTAAACAGATGCACACGATCGAATCGAACCAGCTACTGAGAGACGCGATGACcattatcaaataa
- the LOC141904574 gene encoding UPF0728 protein-like has product MPANANVFIHYGPYDSCGVVDHREHRLQGMKYVLENKGHKVDFVQINDRNIIEIWVNGERIFTDDIRQLDFGGDGHLDPKCSDALEAVNQAF; this is encoded by the exons ATGCCAGCCAACGCTAATGTGTTCATCCACTATGGACCATACGATAGTTGTGGAGTAGTAGACCACAGGGAACATAGATTACAGGGTATGAAAT ATGTTTTGGAAAATAAGGGACACAAAGTAGATTTCGTGCAAATAAACGATCGAAACATTATCGAAATCTGGGTAAATGGAGAAAGGATCTTCACTGACGATATTCGTCAACTTGATTTCG GTGGAGATGGTCATTTAGATCCTAAATGTTCAGATGCGTTAGAAGCTGTAAACCAAGCATTTTAA